The following coding sequences are from one Salvia hispanica cultivar TCC Black 2014 chromosome 3, UniMelb_Shisp_WGS_1.0, whole genome shotgun sequence window:
- the LOC125210123 gene encoding senescence-specific cysteine protease SAG39-like: protein MAQHGFFYENEEVKEARFQIFKENVRLIERHNQEGNHTYKLGINKFADLTNEEFFAKYAKNSIASLKVASLNQSSFVYKNMKDIPASFDWRDHNAVTAVKDQGRCGSCWAFSAVATIEGIIAIRSGNLNELSEQHILDCNYKHEGCNSGTQINAIDFVIKNGGLASETDYPYTGIPTSCANNKQSSLSSKITDIGFIPFNNETALLEAVANQPVSVDVDITTWQFYRSGVLTGKCGTNLNHAVALVGYGESKDGVKFWLVKNSWGLGWGEDGYMKLHRNIDAKEGMCGIAKLGCYPIA, encoded by the exons ATGGCTCAACATGGATTCTTCTATGAGAATGAGGAAGTAAAGGAAGCTcggtttcaaatatttaaagaaaatgtgCGGCTTATTGAGAGGCATAATCAAGAAGGGAATCACACGTACAAGCTTGGAATAAACAAATTTGCAGATCTAACAAATGAAGAGTTCTTTGCTAAGTATGCAAAAAATTCTATCGCATCGCTTAAGGTAGCATCATTGAATCAATCATCTTTTgtatacaaaaatatgaaagatatACCAGCTAGTTTTGATTGGAGGGATCACAATGCTGTTACAGCGGTTAAGGATCAAGGAAGATGTG GAAGTTGTTGGGCATTCTCAGCCGTTGCTACTATTGAAGGCATAATAGCCATCCGATCAGGCAACCTAAATGAATTATCAGAGCAACATATTTTGGATTGCAATTACAAGCACGAAGGCTGCAATAGTGGAACACAAATTAATGCAATTGATTTCGTTATTAAAAATGGAGGTCTAGCATCTGAGACCGACTATCCTTACACGGGAATTCCAACATCATGTGCCAATAACAAGCAATCTTCTCTTTCCTCAAAGATCACTGACATTGGTTTTATCCCTTTTAATAATGAGACAGCATTGTTAGAGGCCGTAGCTAACCAACCTGTCTCGGTTGACGTTGACATCACAACCTGGCAATTTTATCGATCTGGGGTTTTGACAGGGAAGTGTGGAACTAATTTAAATCATGCAGTTGCACTAGTTGGTTATGGCGAAAGTAAAGATGGAGTTAAGTTTTGGTTAGTCAAGAATTCATGGGGACTAGGATGGGGAGAGGATGGATATATGAAACTACATAGAAATATAGATGCTAAGGAAGGCATGTGTGGTATAGCAAAGCTTGGTTGCTATCCAATTGCATGA